Proteins found in one Populus alba chromosome 14, ASM523922v2, whole genome shotgun sequence genomic segment:
- the LOC118041391 gene encoding uncharacterized protein, with amino-acid sequence MNSGGLTRSKRDLPPMHYTLKIESFSLLLKTKVEKYESDVFKAGGYTWRLCLYPNGNTKGIGKGFVSLYLQIENTSKLGHRWEVTTEFKLFVRDHINDKYLTVRESDASVKRFNEVKTEWGFDQLLSLETFNDASNGYLFNDCCVFGAEIFVIKPTGKGELLSMVKKPANGSLTWKIEDFSKLDKSSYLSKAFTAGGRSWRIKVYPKGYDDGKGNSLSVYLELVDGGKLPPKKTVWAEYKLRVLNQQPHGKHVEEKTSRWLTSSSYTRGFPKFMPLGDLRDVSKGYVKSDTLIVEAEILTLSVSKLFSH; translated from the exons ATGAATTCCGGAG gaCTCACAAGATCCAAAAGAGATCTACCTCCAATGCATTACACCCTCAAGATAGAGTCATTCTCCTTACTTCTGAAGACAAAAGTCGAAAAGTATGAATCTGATGTTTTTAAGGCCGGAGGCTACACATG GAGGTTGTGTCTTTACCCAAATGGAAACACTAAAGGAATAGGGAAAGGCTTTGTTTCCCTTTACCTGCAAATAGAAAATACAAGCAAACTTGGTCATCGATGGGAGGTCACCACCGAATTCAAATTGTTTGTGCGTGATCATATAAATGACAAATATTTGACTGTCCGAG AATCGGATGCATCAGTAAAACGTTTTAATGAGGTGAAGACCGAATGGGGTTTCGATCAATTGCTTTCCCTTGAAACATTCAATGATGCTTCTAATGGATATCTTTTCAATGACTGCTGTGTTTTTGGAGCTGAGATTTTTGTTATCAAACCAACTGGAAAAGGGGAATTACTTTCTATGGTTAAGAAACCTGCaaatggttctttaacatggaAGATTGAAGATTTCTCTAAATTAGATAAGAGCTCATATTTATCCAAAGCCTTTACTGCCGGAGGCAGAAGTTG GAGAATAAAAGTTTATCCCAAAGGATATGATGATGGAAAGGGAAATTCACTATCTGTATACCTGGAACTAGTTGATGGTGGCAAACTTCCTCCAAAGAAAACTGTGTGGGCAGAATACAAGCTACGAGTTTTGAACCAGCAACCCCATGGCAAACATGTCGAAGAAAAAA cGTCACGTTGGCTAACCTCCTCCAGTTATACACGTGGTTTCCCCAAGTTCATGCCACTGGGAGATCTCCGTGACGTCTCCAAGGGCTATGTTAAGAGTGACACTTTAATTGTTGAAGCTGAAATTCTTACCCTGTCCGTGTCCAAGCTTTTCTCACACTGA
- the LOC118041875 gene encoding uncharacterized protein: protein MDPTSPENNDAKHQQNVVVMRHGDRIDNFEPSWLTTATRPWDPPLVEAGRLRAFRTGRKLKTNLGFPIHRVFVSPFLRCIQTASAVVSALCAVNDGPDIVSSHGVAIDPSKLKVSIEYGLCEMLNREAIRRVSVPKDGNFRFNIAELQALLPAGTVDLAVKPVYEELPQWEETVMGARTRYERVIKTLADKYPSENLLLVTHGEGVGVSVSAFLEDITVDAVEYCAYSQLRRHVFHKNKSFTAGEFEVLTHNGRTGIGYKIPMANGAMDDAV, encoded by the exons ATGGACCCTACCTCACCTGAAAATAACGATGCTAAACACCAGCAAAACGTTGTCGTCATGAGACACGGTGACCGAATCGATAACTTCGAGCCATCATGGCTCACAACTGCCACGAGACCATGGGACCCACCTCTTGTGGAAGCGGGTCGGTTAAGAGCTTTCCGTACGGGTCGGAAACTTAAAACCAACCTTGGCTTCCCAATCCATCGGGTCTTTGTTTCTCCTTTCCTCCGTTGTATCCAGACCGCCTCCGCGGTTGTCTCCGCCCTCTGCGCCGTCAATGATGGGCCTGACATTGTTAGTAGCCACGGTGTCGCCATCGATCCCTCTAAACTCAAG GTCTCTATTGAGTATGGTTTGTGTGAGATGTTGAATAGGGAAGCCATTAGGCGTGTTTCCGTGCCCAAAGATGGGAACTTTAGATTCAATATCGCAGAGCTTCAAGCCTTGCTACCAGCGGGGACAGTGGACCTTGCTGTGAAACCAGTGTATGAAGAG CTTCCACAATGGGAAGAGACTGTGATGGGTGCAAGGACTAGATATGAACGAGTTATTAAGACGCTCGCAGATAAATACCCTTCAGAAAACTTGCTGCTTGTCACACACG GGGAAGGAGTCGGAGTTTCAGTTTCTGCATTTTTGGAAGACATAACAGTTGATGCTGTAGAGTACTGTGCATATTCCCAACTAAGAAGACATGTTTTCCACAAAAACAAGTCATTTACTGCTGGAGAGTTTGAGGTGCTTACTCATAATGGTAGAACCGGCATTGGTTATAAAATCCCTATGGCCAACGGTGCCATGGATGATGCTGTGTGA
- the LOC118041393 gene encoding MATH domain and coiled-coil domain-containing protein At2g05420-like has product MENKHKLCDSESDASVKRFHEMNTEWGFDQLLSLEKFNDASKGYPVNDGCVFGAEIFVIKPTGKGELLSMVKKPANGSLSWKIEDFSKLDKSSYLSKAFASGGRSWRIKVYPQGNGDEKGDSLSVFLKLVDGDKLPPKKTVWTTHDASSSCVVL; this is encoded by the exons ATGGAGAACAAGCATAAGTTATGCGATTCTG AATCTGATGCATCAGTAAAACGTTTTCATGAGATGAATACCGAATGGGGTTTCGATCAATTGCTTTCCCTTGAAAAATTCAATGATGCTTCTAAAGGATACCCTGTCAATGACGGCTGTGTTTTTGGAGCTGAGATTTTTGTTATCAAACCAACTGGAAAAGGGGAATTACTTTCTATGGTTAAAAAACCTGCAAATGGTTCTCTATCGTGGAAGATTGAAGATTTCTCTAAATTAGATAAGAGCTCATATTTATCCAAAGCCTTTGCTTCCGGAGGGAGAAGTTG GAGAATAAAAGTTTATCCCCAAGGAAATGGTGATGAAAAGGGAGATTCACTATCTGTATTCCTGAAACTAGTTGATGGTGATAAACTTCCACCAAAGAAAACTGTGTGGACGACTCACGATGCTTCCTCTTCCTGTGTGGTTTTATAA
- the LOC118041390 gene encoding uncharacterized protein, producing the protein MAASSSSDESSQRSVLFVRMIHFGIEVGVAMKAVAFWIWLETQGFQEIMRKILLHDDRFLTLLAKEAEDILSFLKQLSKNPISPDLMRFTPKLAEHFLSLNVILADKEKALKGITEIYNGVCCVVLKDILERMGKQITEGNVFSPLQKVKKLGSEKDGSRAKPIAPYAGSRLNPSAKEWNPVTERAAEENRCLFLTFSNGYPLTESQISRFFTMNYGSCVERVYVHWPEPKDQGAPPLFGKVVFTASYIPAMILNGKTEAKFWVDAKPLWGKRFKPKKRSGYK; encoded by the exons ATGgctgcatcatcatcatcagacGAGTCTAGTCAAAGGTCAGTACTGTTCGTTCGGATGATTCATTTTGGAATTGAAGTTGGAGTGGCAATGAAGGCGGTGGCATTTTGGATTTGGTTAGAGACACAAGGGTTTCAAGAAATTATGAGAAAGATCTTACTTCATGATGATAGATTCTTGACTCTACTAGCCAAAGAAGCTGAGGATATTCTGTCGTTTCTGAAACAACTGTCAAAGAATCCCATATCACCAGATTTGATGCGTTTCACTCCAAAGTTAGCCGAACATTTCTTGTCTCTCAATGTCATCCTTGCTGATAAAGAAAAGGCCTTAAAGGGTATCACAGAGATCTATAATGGAGTCTGTTGTGTGGTCTTGAAGGATATTTTAGAAAGGATGGGAAAGCAAATAACCGAGGGGAATGTTTTTAGTCCCCTGCAAAAAGTTAAGAAATTGGGTTCCGAGAAAGATGGCAGCAGAGCAAAACCAATTGCACCATATGCTGGATCCAGGCTGAACCCTTCAGCCAAAGAGTGGAATCCTGTGACAGAGAGAGCGGCCGAGGAAAATAGATGTCTGTTCTTGACGTTCTCAAATGGATACCCTCTCACTGAAAGTCAAATCTCCAGGTTTTTCACAAT GAATTACGGGTCATGTGTGGAAAGGGTGTACGTGCATTGGCCTGAGCCGAAGGATCAAGGTGCACCACCGCTGTTCGGGAAAGTGGTCTTCACTGCGTCTTATATACCAGCCATGATCCTGAATGGAAAAACCGAAGCCAAATTCTGGGTCGATGCTAAACCTCTTTGGGGCAAGAGGTTCAAGCCCAAGAAGAGGAGTGGATACAAATAA